A section of the Geoalkalibacter ferrihydriticus DSM 17813 genome encodes:
- a CDS encoding carbohydrate deacetylase, which produces MIRLIVNADDLGSGRLTDRAIFDCYRHGILTSASLLANGPTLAEAAREAFRLELPVGVHVNLSEGRSLSGAIRGLTNAAGEFPGKLAARRAFLRGQVSSADLEQEIAAQISRILELGLLPDHVDTHQHTCLFGCVGGALLEVIGCFGLRCLRLPSPGEAAAGDPPGPLGMDMALYRRLAPSFHSQCRAAGVSTPEGLWGMSCLNRLNTQVLLGLLERIPQGFWELMVHPGDIDSQNPFSGPARILEHRALCHPSVARRILERDIQLINFGDLP; this is translated from the coding sequence ATGATTCGTCTCATCGTCAACGCCGACGACCTCGGTAGCGGCAGGCTGACAGACCGGGCGATTTTTGACTGTTACCGGCATGGCATCCTGACCAGTGCTTCTCTGCTCGCCAACGGCCCAACCCTGGCCGAGGCCGCCCGGGAAGCATTCCGTCTTGAACTGCCGGTGGGGGTCCATGTGAATCTATCTGAAGGACGCAGCCTGAGCGGCGCCATCAGAGGCTTGACCAATGCTGCAGGAGAATTTCCCGGAAAACTTGCTGCACGACGTGCTTTTCTACGGGGCCAAGTGTCCTCTGCCGACCTTGAGCAGGAGATTGCCGCACAGATCAGCCGCATTCTGGAACTGGGGCTTTTGCCTGATCATGTGGACACACACCAGCATACCTGCCTGTTTGGCTGTGTCGGGGGTGCCCTCCTTGAGGTCATCGGCTGTTTCGGTCTGCGCTGCTTGCGCTTACCCTCCCCAGGAGAGGCCGCCGCAGGGGATCCGCCGGGGCCTCTGGGCATGGACATGGCTCTTTATCGCCGCCTGGCACCCAGTTTTCACAGCCAATGCCGGGCCGCCGGAGTTTCCACCCCTGAGGGGCTCTGGGGAATGAGCTGCCTTAACCGGCTGAACACCCAGGTCCTGCTCGGGCTTCTGGAACGTATTCCGCAGGGATTTTGGGAACTGATGGTACACCCCGGCGACATCGACTCGCAGAATCCCTTTTCCGGACCTGCCCGCATATTGGAACATCGGGCGCTCTGCCACCCGAGTGTCGCCCGGCGCATCCTGGAGCGCGATATCCAGTTGATCAACTTTGGAGACCTGCCGTGA
- a CDS encoding esterase/lipase family protein, giving the protein MTFLISVLILLFAGTGLFVLLSYIIAWYETANHNPAQVETRFAPTNLAFAAGLLVRETLSLALTVVVHPSGWLRERSLPAGKGRPILLLHGLFHNRSCWWLLKRRLEQAGLGPIYTLNLNTWRSDIEPLTELAAGKVDEIRRAHGVERVDLIGHSLGGLIARNLVQLRGGADKVRHCICIATPHAGSRLAPFALTPLARVLMPGSPFLQRLSTAELPTGVSFTSLYSRHDNLVIPTDSAILPETPSLEVSGIGHSCLLYSRRVTNHLIDILWKDTDEKNPDPKSQTR; this is encoded by the coding sequence ATGACGTTTCTCATCAGTGTGCTTATTCTGCTTTTTGCCGGCACCGGCCTCTTTGTTCTGCTCAGTTATATCATAGCCTGGTACGAAACAGCCAACCACAATCCTGCACAGGTAGAGACACGCTTCGCGCCTACCAACCTGGCATTTGCCGCAGGCCTGTTGGTACGCGAGACTCTAAGCCTGGCACTGACCGTGGTGGTTCATCCCTCCGGCTGGCTGCGCGAGCGGTCGTTGCCGGCGGGAAAAGGCCGGCCGATCCTGCTGCTGCACGGCCTGTTTCACAACCGCTCCTGCTGGTGGCTGCTCAAGCGCCGTCTGGAGCAGGCGGGATTGGGCCCCATCTACACCCTCAACCTCAACACCTGGCGATCCGACATTGAGCCCTTAACCGAACTGGCCGCCGGAAAAGTCGATGAGATCCGCCGCGCGCACGGTGTCGAGCGCGTTGACCTGATCGGGCACTCCCTGGGCGGCCTTATCGCCCGAAATTTGGTGCAACTGCGGGGCGGCGCCGACAAGGTCCGCCACTGCATCTGCATTGCCACCCCCCATGCCGGCTCGCGTCTGGCCCCCTTTGCGCTGACTCCTCTGGCCAGGGTGCTGATGCCCGGCTCACCCTTTCTGCAACGTCTGAGCACGGCTGAACTCCCCACCGGGGTGAGTTTCACCAGTCTTTACAGCCGGCACGACAACCTGGTCATTCCCACCGACTCAGCCATTCTGCCCGAGACCCCCAGCCTTGAGGTTTCGGGAATTGGCCACTCGTGCCTGCTTTACAGCCGCCGCGTTACGAACCACCTGATCGACATCCTGTGGAAAGACACCGATGAAAAAAATCCAGATCCAAAGTCGCAAACGCGTTGA
- a CDS encoding secondary thiamine-phosphate synthase enzyme YjbQ — protein MKKIQIQSRKRVEMIEMTAEIRRLIAKSEVKQGMAVLFVPHTTAAVTINENADPDVVTDMLAGLERLVPLSGNYRHAEGNSDAHIKSSLIGAGETLLIENGEPVLGTWQGIYFCEFDGPRSRQVFLQILPA, from the coding sequence ATGAAAAAAATCCAGATCCAAAGTCGCAAACGCGTTGAAATGATCGAAATGACGGCCGAAATCCGGCGTCTCATCGCCAAATCAGAAGTCAAACAGGGCATGGCCGTGCTCTTTGTCCCTCACACCACCGCGGCGGTCACCATCAACGAAAATGCCGACCCCGACGTCGTGACGGACATGCTGGCCGGCCTTGAGCGGCTGGTTCCCCTGTCAGGCAACTATCGTCACGCCGAAGGCAACAGCGACGCCCACATCAAAAGCTCCCTGATCGGTGCCGGCGAAACCCTGCTCATTGAAAACGGCGAGCCCGTGCTGGGCACCTGGCAGGGAATTTATTTCTGCGAATTCGACGGCCCGCGCTCCCGCCAGGTGTTCCTGCAGATCCTTCCAGCATGA
- a CDS encoding tyrosine recombinase XerC, with amino-acid sequence MIECIARFERYLQLERDLSIHTLKAYRRDIEGLRRFLSEFFGVESPTLEHLRQVDVRLLRTYLARLGKSCRRATVGRKVAALRTFFRFLVREDLLTANPAEILVTPRLDQYLPTPLSVDEACVLMERTCGDDALQLRDRAILETLYSCGLRVSELTGLDVGGIDLEERLVRVLGKGRKERLVPLGRKACEALVRYLEHRGWPQPSEPLFLNHRGGRLTSRSVERNLKKQLIQAGIARDATPHSLRHSFATHLLVEGGADLRAIQELLGHASLSTTQKYTKVSVDHLLAVYDQAHPRSRKK; translated from the coding sequence ATGATTGAATGTATCGCGCGCTTTGAGCGCTACTTGCAGCTTGAGCGTGATCTCTCGATCCACACCCTCAAAGCTTATCGGCGCGACATCGAAGGGTTGCGCCGCTTCCTGAGTGAATTTTTCGGGGTGGAATCTCCCACTCTTGAGCATCTGCGGCAGGTTGATGTGCGTCTGTTGCGTACCTATCTTGCGCGTCTCGGCAAAAGCTGCCGGCGCGCGACTGTCGGTCGCAAGGTTGCCGCCCTGCGCACCTTCTTTCGTTTTCTGGTGCGCGAGGATCTGCTGACGGCCAATCCCGCAGAAATCCTCGTGACTCCCCGGCTTGATCAGTATTTGCCGACACCCCTGTCCGTCGATGAGGCCTGCGTCCTGATGGAGCGTACCTGCGGAGACGATGCGCTGCAATTGCGTGACCGCGCTATTCTTGAAACCCTCTACTCCTGTGGTCTGCGTGTCAGTGAGCTGACCGGTCTCGATGTCGGCGGCATCGACCTTGAAGAACGGTTGGTGCGCGTACTCGGCAAGGGGCGCAAAGAACGGTTGGTGCCCCTCGGGCGCAAAGCCTGCGAGGCTCTGGTTCGCTATCTTGAGCACCGGGGTTGGCCCCAACCTAGCGAACCGCTGTTTCTCAATCATCGCGGGGGACGCCTGACGTCACGTAGCGTCGAGCGCAATCTGAAAAAACAACTGATTCAAGCCGGAATTGCCCGCGATGCCACACCCCACAGCCTGCGTCACAGCTTTGCCACGCACCTGCTCGTCGAAGGCGGTGCTGACTTGCGCGCCATTCAGGAATTGCTCGGCCACGCGTCCCTGTCCACCACGCAGAAATACACCAAGGTAAGTGTTGATCATTTGCTCGCCGTCTACGACCAGGCCCATCCCCGCAGCCGAAAAAAATAA
- a CDS encoding peroxiredoxin: MGVLVGKKAPDFKAAAVMPDGSINDNFRLSDYKDKYVVLFFYPLDFTFVCPTELIAFSRRIEEFEDRGVQVIGCSVDSQFTHVAWRNTPVEEGGIGAVTYPLVADVKHEVCKAYDVEFDEAGVAFRGSFLIDTGGVVRHQVVNDLPLGRNVDEMLRMVDALQFTEKYGEVCPAGWNKGEKGMVPDKAGVSSYLAAESHKL; the protein is encoded by the coding sequence ATGGGTGTTCTGGTTGGCAAGAAAGCGCCTGACTTTAAAGCTGCGGCGGTTATGCCCGACGGTTCGATCAATGACAACTTTCGGCTGTCCGATTACAAAGATAAGTACGTAGTGTTGTTTTTCTATCCTCTGGACTTTACGTTTGTCTGTCCGACGGAGTTGATCGCCTTCAGTCGCCGCATCGAGGAGTTCGAGGATCGCGGAGTTCAGGTCATCGGTTGCTCCGTAGATTCCCAGTTCACCCATGTGGCCTGGCGCAACACCCCGGTGGAAGAGGGTGGAATCGGCGCGGTGACCTATCCCCTGGTTGCCGATGTCAAACACGAAGTCTGCAAGGCCTATGATGTCGAATTCGACGAGGCCGGGGTGGCATTCCGTGGTTCCTTTCTCATCGACACAGGTGGCGTGGTTCGCCATCAGGTCGTCAATGACCTGCCCCTGGGGCGCAACGTCGACGAGATGCTGCGCATGGTCGACGCCCTGCAGTTTACCGAAAAGTACGGTGAAGTCTGTCCTGCCGGCTGGAACAAGGGCGAAAAGGGCATGGTACCCGACAAGGCGGGCGTTTCTTCTTACCTTGCTGCTGAATCGCACAAGCTCTGA
- a CDS encoding glycosyltransferase, with product MRILILLPDQPQATGNSVTAERLCRGLRQREHQVRLLATRANGAAEIKNCCQNFQPQVAVLLHAYRCGAPWLDAAPRLPFTVLLTGTDIHGGLDDAGQAPVIHRVLSQAGAIFAQAAQTVTELRQRFPTLAPRLHHLPPGIWLGRQSYALRGALGVSQQTLVFLHPAGLRPVKGNLELLEIFAPLAASEIPFRLAFCGPSLEPDYSRAFFAALKRCPWAAHLGVIPPAAMAAAYREADVILNNSRSEGLSNAVAEAAALGRPLLVTAIAGNLAVVRDGVNGFCCSTPGEFTQKAGELLRCHELRLRLSQPDGETFSPERETAVLEKGLLGLVQKVSRPG from the coding sequence GTGAGAATCCTCATCCTCTTGCCGGACCAACCCCAAGCCACGGGCAATTCCGTGACCGCCGAACGTTTGTGCCGGGGACTACGACAACGGGAACACCAGGTGCGCCTACTGGCCACCAGAGCTAACGGCGCCGCGGAAATCAAAAACTGTTGCCAAAACTTTCAACCCCAGGTCGCAGTCCTTCTACATGCTTATCGTTGTGGGGCGCCCTGGCTGGATGCGGCGCCGCGCCTTCCCTTCACGGTGCTTCTCACCGGAACGGATATCCACGGCGGACTGGATGATGCAGGCCAAGCCCCGGTTATTCACCGGGTTCTCAGTCAGGCCGGCGCCATTTTCGCGCAGGCCGCACAAACGGTCACTGAGCTGAGGCAGAGATTTCCAACCTTGGCGCCCCGCCTGCATCACCTGCCGCCCGGCATCTGGCTTGGTCGCCAGAGCTATGCTCTGCGAGGCGCGCTTGGCGTCTCGCAACAAACCCTGGTCTTTCTGCATCCGGCGGGCTTGCGTCCGGTTAAAGGCAATTTAGAGCTTCTTGAAATTTTCGCGCCCCTCGCCGCGTCGGAAATCCCCTTTCGCCTGGCCTTTTGCGGGCCCAGCCTTGAGCCCGATTACAGTCGCGCGTTTTTCGCCGCCCTGAAGCGCTGTCCCTGGGCCGCCCATCTCGGCGTCATTCCCCCTGCAGCCATGGCTGCAGCTTACCGGGAAGCCGATGTGATTCTCAATAATTCCCGCAGTGAAGGGCTTTCCAATGCCGTAGCCGAGGCCGCAGCCCTGGGTCGTCCTTTGCTGGTCACGGCAATTGCGGGGAATCTGGCGGTCGTCAGGGACGGCGTCAACGGATTTTGCTGCAGCACGCCGGGGGAATTTACACAAAAGGCCGGAGAGCTGCTGCGCTGCCATGAATTGCGTCTGCGCCTTTCGCAACCCGACGGAGAGACTTTTTCCCCAGAACGTGAAACGGCCGTTTTGGAAAAAGGGCTTTTAGGCCTTGTCCAAAAAGTAAGCCGGCCGGGATAA
- a CDS encoding HAD family hydrolase produces the protein MFSDPSEIRSIVFDLDGTLYVCPPIAAEIERAAAAMVASTRGVDLAQGRDLLRRARRRLGEMYDEEPTLTRTCLELGIDWPDFHLALQNGVHPERYLEYDPVLVALLDSLSEHCELYIYTNNNLALSQKILALLGVQSLFRRIYTIEFTGLPKPDREAFFRVIDDIGGPPESFLFVGDREVVDLKVPRAHGSPALLVREAADLLQIHKLLGLIP, from the coding sequence ATGTTTTCTGATCCCAGCGAGATTCGCTCAATTGTTTTCGATCTTGACGGCACCCTGTACGTCTGTCCACCTATCGCGGCGGAAATCGAAAGGGCCGCAGCGGCGATGGTTGCGTCAACTCGCGGGGTTGATCTGGCCCAGGGGCGCGATTTGCTCAGGCGGGCGCGACGGCGGTTGGGTGAGATGTATGACGAAGAACCCACCCTGACCCGAACCTGCCTGGAACTTGGCATTGATTGGCCCGATTTTCACCTGGCTCTGCAAAATGGCGTGCATCCCGAGCGCTACCTCGAATATGACCCCGTGCTCGTGGCTCTGCTCGATTCCTTGAGCGAGCACTGCGAACTCTATATTTATACCAACAACAATCTGGCCTTGAGCCAGAAAATTCTGGCCCTGCTGGGTGTTCAGTCGTTGTTTCGCCGTATCTATACCATCGAGTTCACCGGGTTGCCAAAACCTGACAGGGAGGCGTTTTTTCGGGTGATCGACGATATCGGCGGCCCGCCCGAAAGCTTTCTTTTCGTTGGCGATCGAGAAGTGGTGGATCTCAAAGTCCCCCGCGCTCACGGCAGCCCTGCGTTGCTGGTGCGTGAAGCCGCCGATCTTCTGCAGATCCACAAACTTCTCGGCCTTATCCCCTGA
- a CDS encoding class I SAM-dependent methyltransferase → MPSQTNNKPELEEFLRHRIAARGAMPFVEFMEHCLYHPQWGYYVAPRQRIGKQGDFFTSSSVHFVFGRLLFRQLQQMAELLGGEDFTLVEQGAGEGHLALDILDAAAAEDSELYQRLHYVLSEVGADSRRRQEQLLERHLQAGRVRWAAFDEIDSLEGVFLSNELVDAFPVHLVEQTGEGLREIHVAWRDGSFHEELLPLSTPQIENYLTALGIRLPVGNRAEVNLAAVRWMEELAGKLRRGFVMTIDYGYPAAELYSPLRRNGTLMCYHRHQSSENPLENVGYQDITSHVDFTTLQRCGEPLGLLPLFFGPQYRFLMGLGFVEMLMELEARETDPNRARNLRLTLKNLIMPETGMGETFKALVQGKGVGAPELLCRRAISDIRLPMV, encoded by the coding sequence ATGCCTTCGCAAACCAACAACAAGCCTGAGCTTGAAGAATTTCTGCGCCATCGCATTGCCGCACGCGGCGCCATGCCCTTTGTCGAATTTATGGAGCACTGCCTGTATCATCCGCAGTGGGGTTATTATGTCGCGCCGCGGCAAAGAATCGGCAAGCAGGGCGACTTTTTTACCTCCAGCAGCGTCCACTTTGTGTTCGGCCGGCTGCTTTTTCGGCAGTTGCAGCAGATGGCCGAACTCCTGGGTGGCGAGGACTTCACCCTGGTTGAGCAGGGCGCCGGCGAGGGGCATCTGGCCCTTGATATTCTTGATGCCGCGGCCGCGGAGGATTCTGAGCTTTACCAACGGCTGCATTATGTGCTGAGTGAAGTCGGTGCCGATTCCCGGCGCCGCCAAGAGCAGTTGCTCGAACGGCATCTGCAAGCCGGCCGGGTGCGGTGGGCTGCGTTTGATGAAATCGACTCTCTTGAGGGCGTGTTTCTGTCCAACGAACTGGTCGATGCCTTTCCCGTGCATCTGGTCGAACAGACTGGGGAGGGCTTGCGTGAGATTCACGTCGCTTGGCGTGACGGAAGCTTCCATGAAGAGCTGCTTCCTCTTTCCACGCCGCAAATTGAGAACTATCTCACCGCGCTGGGCATCAGGCTTCCCGTCGGCAATCGGGCCGAAGTCAACCTGGCTGCGGTGCGCTGGATGGAAGAGTTGGCCGGCAAATTGCGGCGGGGCTTTGTCATGACCATCGATTACGGCTATCCAGCTGCGGAGCTCTATTCTCCCCTGCGGCGCAATGGTACGCTGATGTGCTATCATCGCCACCAAAGCAGCGAAAACCCGCTGGAGAACGTCGGCTATCAGGACATCACCAGCCACGTCGATTTCACCACCTTGCAGCGCTGCGGTGAGCCCCTGGGGCTTCTGCCGCTGTTTTTCGGCCCCCAGTATCGCTTTCTCATGGGGCTGGGTTTCGTCGAAATGCTGATGGAGCTGGAGGCGCGTGAAACAGACCCCAATCGCGCCCGCAATCTTCGTTTGACCCTGAAGAATCTTATCATGCCTGAAACCGGGATGGGCGAGACTTTTAAGGCTCTGGTGCAGGGCAAGGGCGTTGGGGCGCCTGAGCTGCTCTGTCGGAGAGCTATTTCCGATATCCGATTGCCCATGGTCTGA
- a CDS encoding DUF362 domain-containing protein, which translates to MNRVVLHPLASYDRAACETALTELLAPLGGMVAFVQPGQRVLIKPNMLAGKSPDRAVTTHPEIVRAVIRQVQDAGGEALVGDSPGVGSCVQVARKCGILAVVEETGARLVPFAESLPASHPGATFHHLELAREVFEADLIINLPKLKTHQMMGLTCAVKNLFGAVVGMRKPQLHLQAGSDKAQFAQMLLDLAGHLQPALSIVDAVVAMQGDGPGSGDPIAVGALLAGENPLAVDAAALELLGLEAADCWTQKIACAQSLPGAALTEVEVLGTNPQALRPRSFRPAKATDVSFGVPPLLRRHLRRSLSALPAIDAQRCSGCGLCIEHCPPTAMAMNKHLPHIDLKRCIGCFCCQELCPSGAILTRQGLLLRLSRFLFRAPQT; encoded by the coding sequence ATGAACCGAGTCGTCCTGCACCCCCTGGCATCCTACGACAGGGCGGCATGTGAAACGGCCCTTACCGAGCTTCTCGCTCCCCTGGGCGGCATGGTCGCTTTCGTCCAGCCCGGGCAGCGTGTGCTGATCAAACCCAACATGCTGGCCGGGAAATCCCCGGATCGAGCCGTCACCACCCATCCGGAAATCGTGCGCGCGGTGATCCGCCAGGTGCAGGACGCCGGAGGCGAAGCCCTGGTCGGCGATTCTCCCGGGGTTGGAAGCTGTGTGCAGGTCGCGCGCAAATGCGGGATTCTCGCCGTTGTCGAAGAAACCGGGGCGCGGTTGGTGCCATTTGCGGAATCTCTGCCCGCCTCCCATCCGGGCGCAACCTTTCACCATCTCGAACTGGCCCGCGAGGTCTTTGAAGCCGACCTCATCATCAATCTGCCCAAACTCAAAACCCATCAGATGATGGGGCTGACCTGCGCCGTGAAAAATCTCTTCGGCGCCGTAGTCGGTATGCGCAAACCTCAGCTGCACCTCCAGGCCGGAAGCGACAAGGCCCAGTTTGCGCAGATGCTGCTCGATCTTGCCGGGCACCTGCAACCCGCCCTGTCCATCGTCGATGCGGTCGTGGCAATGCAAGGCGATGGTCCCGGCAGCGGCGACCCCATTGCCGTGGGCGCCCTGCTCGCGGGCGAAAATCCCCTGGCGGTCGATGCAGCGGCCCTCGAACTCCTGGGCCTGGAGGCCGCGGACTGCTGGACGCAGAAAATCGCCTGTGCCCAAAGCCTCCCCGGGGCGGCTCTGACAGAAGTTGAAGTCCTGGGCACCAATCCTCAGGCATTGCGCCCACGCAGCTTTCGCCCGGCCAAGGCGACCGATGTGAGTTTTGGTGTGCCGCCCCTGCTGCGCCGCCACCTGCGACGCTCTCTCTCAGCGCTTCCCGCCATCGATGCACAGCGTTGCAGCGGCTGCGGCCTGTGTATCGAACACTGTCCACCCACTGCCATGGCCATGAACAAACACCTGCCACACATCGATTTAAAGCGCTGCATCGGCTGTTTCTGCTGTCAGGAACTCTGCCCGAGCGGGGCAATTTTGACCCGCCAGGGGTTGTTGCTGCGCCTCAGCCGATTTCTTTTCCGTGCGCCCCAAACCTGA
- a CDS encoding glycerophosphodiester phosphodiesterase, giving the protein MKPPIFSKQHEDRIFLWAHRGASACAPENTLAAFRLAEAQGADGVELDVHLSRDATPLVIHDDTLERTTNGRGAVADMGTRELRRLDAGRWFSPAFSREPIPLLVEVLEWAADRVALNLELKNRRTGEVVLRLLNDYPHCKVLVSSFDHRLLKTLRSAAPQLPLGFLCESRFWRLALRRAIAAGAHSLHPRQDLVSASLVRAVRDAGLAIYPWTVDETKRAGKLLRLGVDGLFTNQPGVLREKLESAGRLTIARHLLT; this is encoded by the coding sequence ATGAAGCCTCCAATTTTTTCAAAGCAGCACGAGGACCGCATTTTTCTTTGGGCTCATCGCGGCGCCTCGGCCTGTGCGCCGGAGAACACCCTGGCGGCCTTTCGCCTGGCTGAAGCTCAAGGGGCCGACGGGGTCGAGCTTGACGTGCATTTGTCGCGCGATGCCACTCCCCTGGTCATTCATGATGATACCCTGGAGCGAACCACGAACGGTCGCGGTGCGGTGGCTGATATGGGGACGCGAGAACTGCGCCGACTGGACGCGGGGCGCTGGTTTTCACCGGCTTTTTCCCGTGAGCCGATTCCCCTTCTCGTCGAGGTTCTGGAATGGGCCGCCGACCGGGTGGCGCTCAACCTCGAACTCAAGAATCGCCGGACGGGGGAAGTCGTGCTGCGGCTGTTAAACGATTATCCGCACTGCAAGGTTCTGGTGTCCTCCTTCGATCATCGCTTGCTCAAAACATTGCGTTCGGCCGCGCCACAGTTGCCGCTGGGTTTTTTGTGCGAGAGTCGCTTCTGGCGTTTGGCGTTGCGGCGGGCCATTGCCGCCGGAGCGCACAGCTTGCATCCGCGTCAGGACCTGGTGAGTGCCTCTCTGGTGCGGGCGGTGCGTGACGCAGGGCTGGCGATCTATCCTTGGACCGTCGACGAGACGAAGCGTGCCGGCAAGTTGCTGCGTCTGGGTGTCGATGGACTGTTTACCAACCAGCCTGGGGTCCTTCGCGAAAAACTGGAGAGCGCCGGCCGATTGACAATCGCGCGTCACTTGTTAACGTAA
- a CDS encoding NifU family protein produces the protein MSEKVNKEQVEKVLNEVRPALQADGGDVELVEVGDDGIIKVRLTGACGSCPMSTVTLKMGIEKTLKDKVPGVQEVVQV, from the coding sequence ATGAGTGAAAAAGTCAATAAAGAACAAGTCGAGAAGGTTCTCAACGAGGTGCGCCCCGCTCTGCAGGCCGATGGCGGCGATGTCGAGCTGGTTGAAGTCGGTGACGACGGCATCATCAAGGTGCGCCTGACCGGCGCCTGCGGGTCCTGCCCCATGTCAACCGTGACCTTGAAGATGGGCATTGAGAAAACCCTTAAGGACAAGGTTCCCGGGGTGCAGGAAGTGGTGCAGGTCTAA
- a CDS encoding acetyl-CoA hydrolase/transferase C-terminal domain-containing protein, with translation MSEYGTLESRVRRKSLLSKVMKAEDTIQYFKPGMNLAWSGFTPAGYPKEVPIALADHVEKNNLQGQMKFNLFVGASVGAETEDRWATLDMIDRRWPYQTGKNIAKGINEGRIRMGDKHLGHFAQDISYGFYTENGRYDIGIIEVSAITEDCGLALTTSCGIVAEMINLCDKIIIEVNTGQPSFEGMHDIHMQQKPPHRAPFLITEAHTRIGSPYVPCDSEKIVAIVESKRRDKGRAFAEMDDTSEAIAGHIMEFFAHEVKRGRLPENLLPLQSGVGSIANAVVGGLAKGPFTNLSVYTEVLQDTMLDFFDGGNLNFASACSLSLSETPGFPRFFDNWEKYFDKIVLRPLSISNAPEPIRRLGVIAMNTPVEFDIYAHANSTLVGGTRMINGLGGSGDYLRNGFLKIMHTPSTRPSKTDPRGITCVVPKAPHVDHTEHDLDVLVTEQGLADLRGMAPKDRAKLIIEKCSHPDYKPILNDYLEMASKECLAKGIGHEPQLFDRAFKMQQNLAANGTMRIKNWDIKIDLCE, from the coding sequence ATGTCCGAGTACGGCACATTGGAAAGTCGCGTTCGTCGCAAGTCCCTGCTCAGCAAGGTGATGAAGGCCGAAGACACTATTCAATACTTCAAGCCTGGGATGAACCTTGCCTGGTCCGGCTTCACCCCCGCCGGTTACCCCAAAGAGGTGCCCATCGCCCTGGCCGACCATGTGGAGAAAAACAACCTGCAGGGTCAGATGAAATTCAACCTCTTCGTCGGTGCCTCCGTCGGCGCGGAAACCGAAGACCGCTGGGCGACCCTCGACATGATCGACCGGCGCTGGCCCTATCAGACCGGCAAAAACATCGCCAAGGGAATCAACGAAGGCCGCATCCGCATGGGCGACAAGCACCTGGGTCACTTTGCCCAGGACATCAGCTACGGCTTCTACACCGAGAACGGCCGCTACGACATCGGCATCATTGAAGTGTCGGCCATCACCGAAGATTGCGGACTGGCTCTGACCACCTCCTGCGGCATCGTTGCCGAAATGATCAATCTGTGCGACAAGATCATCATCGAAGTCAACACCGGACAACCCTCCTTCGAAGGCATGCACGACATCCACATGCAGCAAAAGCCGCCGCATCGTGCCCCCTTCCTGATCACCGAAGCACATACCCGGATCGGATCCCCTTACGTTCCCTGCGATTCCGAGAAAATCGTCGCGATTGTTGAATCCAAGCGCCGCGACAAAGGCCGTGCCTTCGCGGAAATGGACGACACCTCCGAAGCCATCGCCGGCCACATCATGGAATTCTTCGCCCATGAAGTGAAGAGAGGCCGCCTCCCCGAGAACCTGCTGCCCCTGCAGTCGGGCGTCGGCTCCATCGCCAACGCCGTTGTCGGCGGCCTGGCCAAAGGCCCCTTCACCAACTTGTCGGTCTACACGGAAGTTCTGCAGGACACCATGCTCGACTTCTTCGACGGCGGCAACCTGAATTTTGCCTCGGCCTGTTCCTTGTCGCTCTCGGAAACTCCCGGATTCCCCCGGTTCTTCGACAACTGGGAGAAGTATTTCGACAAGATCGTGCTGCGCCCCCTTTCCATCTCCAACGCACCGGAGCCGATTCGCCGCCTGGGCGTCATCGCCATGAACACTCCGGTCGAATTCGATATTTATGCCCACGCCAACTCAACCTTGGTCGGCGGCACCCGCATGATCAACGGCTTGGGCGGTTCGGGCGACTACCTGCGCAACGGCTTTCTCAAGATCATGCACACTCCGTCGACGCGCCCGTCCAAGACCGACCCGCGCGGGATCACCTGCGTGGTTCCCAAGGCACCGCATGTCGACCACACCGAGCACGACCTCGACGTTCTGGTCACCGAGCAGGGTCTGGCCGATCTGCGCGGAATGGCCCCGAAGGATCGCGCCAAGCTCATCATTGAAAAATGCTCGCACCCCGATTACAAACCGATCCTGAATGATTATCTGGAAATGGCATCCAAGGAGTGCTTGGCCAAGGGCATCGGCCACGAGCCGCAACTCTTTGACCGCGCCTTCAAGATGCAGCAGAACCTGGCCGCTAACGGCACCATGAGGATCAAGAACTGGGACATCAAGATCGATTTGTGCGAATAG